The Archocentrus centrarchus isolate MPI-CPG fArcCen1 chromosome 12, fArcCen1, whole genome shotgun sequence genome includes a window with the following:
- the uck1 gene encoding uridine-cytidine kinase 1 isoform X2, protein MELLGQNKVDHRQRKVAIISQDSFYRVLTPDQKAKALKGQYNFDHPEAFDNELMYQTLKDIVEGRVVEVPTYDFVTHSRLEERITVYPADVVLFEGILVFYPQKVRDMFHMKLFVDTDSDVRLSRRVLRDMNRGRDLEQILSQYTTFVKPAFEEFCLPTKKYADVIIPRGVDNMVAINLIVQHIQDILNGDICKWQRGSMNSQGRAFKRVISEQGDLQNGSANPPGKRVLLEPSSRPH, encoded by the exons ATGGAGCTCCTGGGTCAGAATAAGGTGGACCATCGCCAGAGGAAGGTGGCAATCATAAGCCAGGACAGCTTCTACAGGGTCCTGACTCCAGATCAGAAAGCCAAAGCACTTAAAGGCCAGTACAACTTTGATCACCCAG AGGCATTCGACAATGAGTTAATGTACCAAACACTGAAGGACATTGTGGAGGGGAGGGTAGTTGAAGTGCCAACGTATGACTTTGTCACCCATTCCAG GTTGGAGGAGAGGATCACAGTTTACCCGGCGGATGTGGTCCTCTTTGAGGGGATCCTCGTTTTCTACCCGCAGAAAGTGCGTGACATGTTTCACATGAAGCTCTTTGTGGACACAGATTCAGACGTCAGACTGTCTCGCAGAG TTCTGCGAGACATGAACAGAGGGAGAGACCTGGAGCAGATTCTCAGTCAGTATACAACATTTGTCAAGCCGGCTTTTGAAGAGTTTTGTTTGCCT ACTAAGAAGTACGCAGATGTCATCATTCCAAGAGGGGTTGACAATATGG TGGCCATTAACCTCATTGTACAGCACATCCAAGATATTCTGAATGGTGACATCTGCAAATGGCAGCGTGGGTCCATGAATAGCCAAGGACGTGCTTTTAAACGGGTCATTTCTGAGCAGGGTGACCTGCAGAATGGATCCGCTAACCCTCCAGGAAAGAGGGTCCTGCTGGAACCCAGCAGTCGGCCTCACTGA
- the uck1 gene encoding uridine-cytidine kinase 1 isoform X1 — protein MDAVRAQDEADRPRHRPFLIGVSGGTASGKSTVCAKIMELLGQNKVDHRQRKVAIISQDSFYRVLTPDQKAKALKGQYNFDHPEAFDNELMYQTLKDIVEGRVVEVPTYDFVTHSRLEERITVYPADVVLFEGILVFYPQKVRDMFHMKLFVDTDSDVRLSRRVLRDMNRGRDLEQILSQYTTFVKPAFEEFCLPTKKYADVIIPRGVDNMVAINLIVQHIQDILNGDICKWQRGSMNSQGRAFKRVISEQGDLQNGSANPPGKRVLLEPSSRPH, from the exons ATGGACGCTGTAAGAGCCCAGGACGAGGCGGACAGGCCGCGACATCGGCCTTTCCTGATCGGGGTCAGCGGAGGAACGGCCAGCGGCAAG TCGACAGTTTGCGCCAAGATCATGGAGCTCCTGGGTCAGAATAAGGTGGACCATCGCCAGAGGAAGGTGGCAATCATAAGCCAGGACAGCTTCTACAGGGTCCTGACTCCAGATCAGAAAGCCAAAGCACTTAAAGGCCAGTACAACTTTGATCACCCAG AGGCATTCGACAATGAGTTAATGTACCAAACACTGAAGGACATTGTGGAGGGGAGGGTAGTTGAAGTGCCAACGTATGACTTTGTCACCCATTCCAG GTTGGAGGAGAGGATCACAGTTTACCCGGCGGATGTGGTCCTCTTTGAGGGGATCCTCGTTTTCTACCCGCAGAAAGTGCGTGACATGTTTCACATGAAGCTCTTTGTGGACACAGATTCAGACGTCAGACTGTCTCGCAGAG TTCTGCGAGACATGAACAGAGGGAGAGACCTGGAGCAGATTCTCAGTCAGTATACAACATTTGTCAAGCCGGCTTTTGAAGAGTTTTGTTTGCCT ACTAAGAAGTACGCAGATGTCATCATTCCAAGAGGGGTTGACAATATGG TGGCCATTAACCTCATTGTACAGCACATCCAAGATATTCTGAATGGTGACATCTGCAAATGGCAGCGTGGGTCCATGAATAGCCAAGGACGTGCTTTTAAACGGGTCATTTCTGAGCAGGGTGACCTGCAGAATGGATCCGCTAACCCTCCAGGAAAGAGGGTCCTGCTGGAACCCAGCAGTCGGCCTCACTGA